A single genomic interval of Malania oleifera isolate guangnan ecotype guangnan chromosome 11, ASM2987363v1, whole genome shotgun sequence harbors:
- the LOC131167356 gene encoding uncharacterized protein LOC131167356 — protein sequence MVLFMGTMGKGVSRLNYQYQPPPAVVAPPPPGHCQRRSIETLVVVLAVITIAGVIAGIIARICGGRHFGRNGENDIEGWIEKKCRSCIDGGVQAAAPPEEGKPASTEEAKK from the coding sequence atggtttTGTTCATGGGTACTATGGGTAAAGGGGTGAGCAGGCTGAACTATCAGTATCAGCCACCCCCAGCAGTGGTGGCTCCGCCGCCCCCGGGCCACTGCCAGCGCCGGTCCATCGAGACACTCGTGGTGGTGTTGGCAGTGATCACGATCGCCGGGGTCATAGCTGGGATCATTGCCCGGATATGCGGGGGGCGGCATTTTGGCAGAAACGGGGAGAATGACATAGAAGGATGGATAGAGAAGAAGTGTAGGAGCTGCATTGATGGCGGTGTTCAGGCGGCAGCGCCACCGGAGGAAGGGAAGCCGGCGAGTACAGAGGAAGCAAAGAAATGA